One part of the Mariniflexile litorale genome encodes these proteins:
- a CDS encoding AMP-binding protein, translating into MTSNFSFIHKQFKINGFHYSNEDLLQFASHFVKEGEPYQHEIGDFLHHWLNDDDFVEVKTSGSTGIPKNLKIKKEAMVNSALATGDFFNLKSGDTALHCLPTQFIAGKMMLVRAMILGLEIDIIAPTSKPIFDYNKMYHFCAMIPLQVENCLENCSNIKTIIVGGASVSNTLNDKIQSIDSDVYETYGMTETVTHIALKKLNNLLSLREGTTKQSAKPYFKLLPNISISQDERDCLVIEAPNLSEEKIITNDIVKIHSETEFEWLGRFDNVINSGGLKLFPEQIEAKLKKHISERFFIASKPHKTLGEQLILVVEGNIDTVDISAFSELKKHEKPKHIFTVKQFVETTSGKIQRKKTLELISLS; encoded by the coding sequence GTGACATCTAATTTTAGCTTTATTCATAAACAATTCAAAATAAATGGATTTCATTATTCAAATGAAGACCTATTACAATTTGCGTCTCATTTTGTAAAAGAAGGTGAGCCATATCAGCATGAAATTGGTGATTTTTTACATCATTGGCTAAATGATGATGATTTTGTTGAAGTAAAAACATCTGGTTCTACAGGAATTCCAAAAAACTTAAAAATAAAAAAGGAAGCTATGGTAAATTCAGCCTTGGCTACTGGTGATTTTTTTAATTTAAAGTCAGGCGATACGGCATTACATTGTTTGCCAACACAGTTTATTGCAGGTAAAATGATGTTGGTAAGGGCTATGATTTTAGGTTTAGAAATTGATATTATAGCCCCTACATCTAAACCCATTTTCGATTATAACAAGATGTATCATTTTTGCGCCATGATACCACTACAGGTTGAAAACTGCCTAGAAAATTGCAGCAATATTAAAACTATTATTGTTGGTGGTGCATCCGTTTCAAATACATTAAATGATAAAATTCAAAGTATCGATTCTGATGTTTACGAAACTTACGGTATGACCGAAACCGTAACACACATCGCACTTAAAAAACTCAATAATTTACTGTCATTGCGAGAAGGAACGACGAAGCAATCTGCCAAACCTTACTTCAAATTACTTCCTAACATTTCAATTTCTCAAGATGAACGTGATTGTTTAGTAATTGAAGCACCTAATCTTTCAGAAGAAAAAATAATTACAAACGATATTGTGAAAATTCATTCTGAAACGGAATTTGAATGGTTAGGTCGTTTTGATAATGTTATAAACTCGGGTGGGTTGAAATTGTTCCCAGAACAAATAGAAGCCAAACTTAAGAAACATATTTCAGAACGTTTTTTTATTGCTTCAAAACCTCACAAAACCTTAGGAGAACAACTTATTCTAGTTGTAGAAGGGAATATAGATACTGTTGATATTTCCGCTTTTTCAGAATTAAAAAAACACGAAAAGCCAAAACATATTTTTACTGTGAAGCAATTTGTTGAAACTACTTCAGGAAAAATTCAACGTAAAAA
- a CDS encoding type II CAAX endopeptidase family protein, which translates to MNYIQQAYKGKNELWMFIITACVISGIFILNFIAYLFTSAEDLDKAYALMNSIPPNISLVVNLLPFAFLLGLLFVFVKYIHQRSILSLSTTRLKLDVNRVLFSFLLIVVITLVTFGISYYSDPSQIELQFNPAKFAVLFFISILLFPFQIGLEEYLFRGYFMQQIGIMVKNKWIPLLITSVFFGIAHSANPEVAEMGLIVMVFYIGTGLLLGVMTLMDEGLELALGFHFGNNLLAALLITSDWSALQTDAVFRYTAEEANNTALDIIMPVFIIYPIILFVLSKIYKWTDWKEKLFGKVVEPPKEEILVIEDIHSSDI; encoded by the coding sequence ATGAATTACATACAACAGGCATATAAAGGTAAAAATGAACTTTGGATGTTTATTATAACGGCATGTGTTATTTCAGGAATATTTATTTTGAATTTTATAGCTTATTTATTTACTTCAGCTGAAGATTTAGATAAAGCTTATGCTTTAATGAACAGTATACCACCAAATATATCATTAGTAGTAAACTTGTTGCCATTTGCATTTTTATTAGGTTTGCTTTTTGTGTTTGTTAAATATATACATCAAAGAAGTATTTTGTCGTTATCAACAACAAGGTTAAAACTAGATGTTAATAGAGTTTTATTTTCTTTTTTGTTGATTGTGGTCATTACATTAGTGACTTTTGGGATTTCTTATTATTCTGATCCATCACAAATAGAATTACAATTCAACCCAGCAAAGTTTGCTGTTTTGTTTTTCATAAGTATATTACTATTTCCTTTTCAGATAGGTTTAGAAGAGTATTTATTTAGAGGTTATTTTATGCAGCAAATTGGAATAATGGTAAAAAATAAATGGATACCGTTATTAATTACATCTGTTTTTTTCGGTATTGCACATAGTGCTAACCCAGAAGTAGCAGAAATGGGATTAATTGTAATGGTATTTTATATTGGTACAGGGTTACTTTTAGGGGTTATGACATTGATGGATGAAGGGTTAGAATTGGCTTTGGGTTTCCATTTTGGAAACAACCTACTTGCAGCTTTGTTAATTACCTCTGACTGGTCAGCATTACAAACGGATGCTGTTTTTAGATATACTGCTGAAGAAGCAAATAATACAGCTTTAGATATAATAATGCCAGTATTTATAATATATCCAATTATCTTATTTGTGCTTTCTAAAATATACAAATGGACCGATTGGAAAGAAAAACTATTTGGAAAAGTTGTTGAGCCTCCAAAAGAAGAGATTTTAGTTATAGAAGATATACATTCTAGTGACATCTAA